A single genomic interval of Selenobaculum gibii harbors:
- a CDS encoding transglycosylase domain-containing protein, translating into MDKDTNKQSRKTKQSNKSSYRKIALIIVIILAVMITGVGLGFLTATLNTKPGLAADITPPASSQIYDINGNLITNIHAVENRVPVKLDKIPKNLKDAFIAVEDARFYQHSGIDPRGILRAVWSNITNRGVSEGGSTITQQLAKNAYLSQEQTLKRKIQEAFLALQLEKQYTKQEILELYLNQIYFGQGAYGVQAASQLYFGKNVEDLSLSECAMLAGIPKSPNYYSPLNNFKASTERQSTVLDQMVKYKYIDEATAHKARATEIKLAKHTAEKKSTSASYFVDYVTQALIEKYGADAVYKNGLKIYTTLDLDMQHIAERTIAEQLPKYQTDENGIVQPQGALVAIEPHTGYIKAMVGGRGDDQFNRATMAIRQPGSAFKPFVFLAAIESNLSPSTVIDDSPITFGTWSPVNYNGKFNGKVTLRATAERSLNVPTVKIAQQIGTDKPLYYAQEMGISTLVLDGPQNDRNLSMALGGLTRGVTPLELAAAYGVFANNGVYATPTAIIKVVDRNGKILEQNTVQEKTVISEKSAYILTDMLRGVITRGTGTGANIGRDAAGKTGTTSDYVDAWFVGYTPDLVTSVWMGNDSNGTLDGITGADTPATIWRVFMKQALAGTPAKSFIKPDGLVIDDTPSVLDTDKEKLKKEEEEKDKLDKDKLKDKDKTTKKDDDQKSDKKTTNKENEPSNPTTPQDIPAIPAPAKPSVPPPVPNRS; encoded by the coding sequence ATGGATAAAGATACAAATAAGCAATCAAGAAAAACTAAACAGTCAAATAAAAGCTCCTATCGAAAAATTGCATTAATTATAGTGATTATATTAGCTGTAATGATAACGGGAGTTGGACTTGGATTTCTTACTGCTACATTAAATACTAAGCCTGGTTTGGCAGCTGATATAACGCCTCCAGCGTCTTCACAAATTTATGATATTAACGGTAATCTAATTACCAATATACACGCAGTAGAAAATAGAGTTCCTGTGAAATTGGATAAAATTCCAAAAAACTTAAAAGATGCTTTTATTGCTGTAGAAGATGCCCGTTTTTATCAGCACTCTGGTATTGACCCTCGTGGTATCTTACGCGCAGTTTGGTCAAATATAACAAATCGCGGAGTATCTGAAGGAGGTAGCACAATTACACAACAATTAGCTAAAAATGCTTACCTTTCTCAAGAACAAACATTAAAAAGAAAAATCCAAGAAGCATTCTTGGCCCTGCAATTAGAAAAACAATATACAAAACAAGAAATTTTAGAATTATATTTAAATCAAATTTATTTTGGACAAGGTGCCTATGGAGTTCAAGCTGCATCCCAATTATATTTTGGGAAAAATGTTGAAGATTTAAGCTTATCTGAATGCGCAATGCTCGCTGGTATTCCAAAAAGTCCAAACTATTATTCTCCACTGAATAATTTTAAAGCTTCTACTGAAAGACAATCAACAGTACTTGATCAAATGGTAAAATATAAATATATTGATGAAGCTACAGCTCATAAAGCAAGAGCAACTGAAATAAAGTTAGCTAAACATACTGCTGAAAAAAAATCTACTTCTGCTTCATATTTTGTTGATTATGTTACTCAAGCTTTAATAGAAAAATATGGTGCAGATGCCGTTTATAAGAATGGTTTGAAAATTTATACTACACTTGATTTAGATATGCAACATATTGCTGAAAGAACAATTGCTGAACAATTGCCAAAATATCAAACTGATGAAAACGGAATCGTTCAACCACAAGGTGCATTAGTTGCTATTGAACCACACACTGGCTACATAAAAGCTATGGTTGGCGGCAGAGGTGATGATCAATTCAATCGTGCTACAATGGCAATACGCCAGCCTGGATCTGCATTTAAACCTTTCGTATTTTTAGCTGCTATTGAAAGTAATTTATCTCCTTCTACAGTTATCGATGATTCTCCAATTACATTCGGAACTTGGTCTCCAGTAAATTACAATGGTAAGTTCAACGGGAAAGTTACATTAAGAGCGACTGCCGAACGTTCATTAAACGTTCCTACCGTAAAAATAGCTCAACAAATTGGTACAGATAAACCTCTTTACTATGCGCAAGAGATGGGTATTTCTACTCTTGTTCTTGACGGTCCGCAAAACGATCGCAACTTATCTATGGCATTAGGTGGTCTAACACGCGGAGTGACTCCTCTAGAACTTGCTGCTGCTTATGGAGTTTTCGCAAACAATGGCGTATATGCTACACCAACTGCTATTATTAAAGTTGTTGATAGAAACGGTAAAATTCTTGAACAAAATACAGTTCAAGAAAAAACTGTAATTAGTGAAAAAAGTGCCTATATTCTAACAGATATGTTACGTGGCGTAATCACTAGAGGCACCGGTACTGGGGCAAATATCGGCAGAGACGCTGCCGGTAAAACAGGAACAACAAGCGATTATGTCGACGCTTGGTTTGTTGGCTACACTCCCGACCTAGTAACCTCAGTATGGATGGGTAACGATAGTAATGGAACTTTAGATGGGATTACTGGTGCAGATACACCAGCTACAATTTGGCGAGTTTTTATGAAGCAAGCCTTAGCAGGTACACCAGCTAAATCATTTATAAAACCTGACGGTTTAGTTATTGACGATACACCTTCTGTTCTTGATACAGATAAAGAAAAACTGAAAAAAGAAGAAGAAGAAAAAGATAAGTTAGATAAAGATAAATTAAAAGATAAAGATAAAACTACTAAAAAAGATGATGACCAAAAATCCGATAAAAAAACAACTAATAAAGAAAATGAGCCTTCAAACCCAACAACACCTCAGGATATTCCCGCTATTCCCGCCCCAGCTAAACCATCTGTTCCACCACCAGTTCCAAATCGTTCATAA